Sequence from the Nocardia brasiliensis genome:
GTCTCGAAAGACACGCCCTCGAAAAACTCGCTGACCAACACCCGCCGAGACGAGTGCGCCACGATCGCGTCCGGCACCACGATAAAAGGATGTCCGCGAAACCGTTGCGCCAGTCGATGTTGCACTCGCGCCTCGGCGAGATAGTCCAGCTCGTTCGTCACACTGAGCTGTACCTCGTCGACAAGAGCATTGTGCGCGAACGCCGGCAGATGGGCACTCAACGCCTTGGCGAACATCGCCATCAATCGCAGATCGGACTGTACCGCCTTGTCGATTCCCGGATACTGCACCTTCACCGCGACATCGCGGCCATCGAGCAGGCGTGCGCGATGCACCTGCCCGATCGATGCCGATGCGATGGCGCACTCGTCGAATTCGCTGAACACCGTCTCCAGCGGTCCCAGATCAGCCTCGATTACCTGACGAATAGCCGAGAACGGCAGCTGTGGCGCGTCGTCTCGCAAACTGGCCAACCGAGCCTGCACCCGCTCCCGCTGTACTGGCGGCAACATCTCCAACTCCAGCATCGACAGCGTCTGTCCTAGTTTCATGGCAGCGCCCTTCATCCCCCCGAGCACCACCACCAGCTGATCGATCGCCGACACCATCAGACGCTCGTTGAGCAACTCCTTCGCGCGCTCCGACCGGCCGATCACCGACAAACGGCTACCAGCGGCCCGCAACGCCTGCCCCGCAGCGACTTTCCCCAAGGCCCGGCCCCGAGCCACCCGCCCGGACGGAATCTTGGGGACCGCGCTGTCCCCGCCGGATCTGCGGGCCATCAATCCGCACACCATCCCACCGCAGACCTCGACCCACAGCTGCACGCACAACAGTCGATTCCGCTCATATCCCCAACCCTAACCGCCAGCTGCGCTGCCGAGACGCACTCGCCAACAGCTCGACATAGTCGCCAGCGCTTCGGCCTCACCGGCCCTTTCAGACCTTCCCGGACTGACTGGTTCGATGGCGCTGATGGGTGTCCGGTGTCACATCTCGGATGCTTGACCTTGATATCGGTCTCGAGGTTTAGCGTCGTTGTCGGGAGTTCTGGCCAATGCTCTACCAGCGCATTAATCCGGACAAGGAAGTGTGATGAAAGATCAGCCCTCGTTTCTGTTCGAACCGGTGACGCTGGGTGCCCTGCGGCTGGCCAATCGGATGGTGATGGCCCCCATGACTCGCTCCCGTGCGCTGCCCGACGGGCAGCCACACCCAGCGGCCGCGACGTATTACGCACAGCGCGCGTCCGCGGGTTTGGTTGTCTCGGAAGGTATTGCGATCTCCCCACAGGGCATCGGAAATCCGTCGGTTCCAGGCCTTTGGACCAACGCTCAGGCTCAGGCATGGCAGACAGTCACCAAGGCAGTGCACCAGGCAGGCGGGCTGATCGTGGCCCAACTCTGGCACACCGGGCGGGCCTCGCATTCCAGCCTGCAACCTGACAATGAATCTCCGGTAGGACCGTCGGCAATCGCGATCAATGGCATGACGTTTGCCCGCCACGGGCGGGTTCGGTACGAGACACCGCGGGCACTACGCACCGAGGAGATACCCGGCATCGTCGAGCAGTATCGTCAGGCCGCTGGCCACGCGCTCACCGCCGGCTTCGACGGGGTGGAATTGCATGGTGCCAACGGCTATTTGATCGACCAGTTTCTGCAGAACAGCGCCAACCAGCGCGGCGACCGCTACGGCGGGCCGGTGATCAATCGGACCCGGCTGCTGCGGGAGACCCTGCACGCATTGGTTTCGATATTCGGCCCGGATCGGGTCGGGGTGCGACTCTCGCCTGCCAGCACGTTCCAGGACATGACCGACTCCGATCCAATCGGGCTGTTCACTCATGTCTTCACTCAGCTCACACCGTTGAATCTGGCCTATGTGCACGTGGTCGAACCCGGTGTGATCGGGGCGGATTCGGCGCCACGCCCGGCTGATGCCATCGATAGCC
This genomic interval carries:
- a CDS encoding ABC1 kinase family protein; the encoded protein is MARRSGGDSAVPKIPSGRVARGRALGKVAAGQALRAAGSRLSVIGRSERAKELLNERLMVSAIDQLVVVLGGMKGAAMKLGQTLSMLELEMLPPVQRERVQARLASLRDDAPQLPFSAIRQVIEADLGPLETVFSEFDECAIASASIGQVHRARLLDGRDVAVKVQYPGIDKAVQSDLRLMAMFAKALSAHLPAFAHNALVDEVQLSVTNELDYLAEARVQHRLAQRFRGHPFIVVPDAIVAHSSRRVLVSEFFEGVSFETVRGLPDEERDRIGELVYRFYIGSLFRDNEFCGDPHLGNVLLGRDGRVGFVDFGLYKVMQPSHVEFERQCLRAAAEGRAADLYDLFVGRGIVQPDSGLTVVDCLDYVDTAAQLCLIDEKITVTTELATAAMVATFDPRGVRPAVNTIDHWPADHFFSRRADFMAMAVLGQLRATANWHRIAREWLYNEPPETELGKVIAEWRLT
- a CDS encoding alkene reductase, whose translation is MKDQPSFLFEPVTLGALRLANRMVMAPMTRSRALPDGQPHPAAATYYAQRASAGLVVSEGIAISPQGIGNPSVPGLWTNAQAQAWQTVTKAVHQAGGLIVAQLWHTGRASHSSLQPDNESPVGPSAIAINGMTFARHGRVRYETPRALRTEEIPGIVEQYRQAAGHALTAGFDGVELHGANGYLIDQFLQNSANQRGDRYGGPVINRTRLLRETLHALVSIFGPDRVGVRLSPASTFQDMTDSDPIGLFTHVFTQLTPLNLAYVHVVEPGVIGADSAPRPADAIDSRWVVQHYPHTVIAAGNYDKASAEQALSAGVSAVAFGRSFLANPDLPRRFALDAALNSPDRETFYQGGERGYIDYPSLAAENH